In one Dehalogenimonas formicexedens genomic region, the following are encoded:
- the thyX gene encoding FAD-dependent thymidylate synthase translates to MEYEIAVTLLAITPDAESLTEQAGRLCYASGDKLGTKEGWLQARIKQGHESLIEHASATFYIKASRALTHELVRHRIASYSQRSQRYVKESVADYITPPEAAGDDVIARVYKESMEASWKAYGELLQAGVKPEIARYVLPNACSTEIICTWNFREIRHIIRLRTGPAALPEMRAVVAKIREIMREKAPGVFGDM, encoded by the coding sequence ATGGAATACGAAATCGCCGTTACACTCCTGGCTATTACCCCCGATGCCGAATCTCTGACCGAACAGGCGGGCAGGCTGTGTTATGCCAGCGGCGACAAGCTGGGAACCAAGGAAGGGTGGCTTCAGGCCCGGATCAAGCAGGGTCATGAAAGCCTGATCGAACACGCCTCGGCGACCTTTTATATCAAGGCGTCCCGCGCCCTGACCCACGAACTCGTACGCCACCGCATCGCTTCCTACTCCCAGCGCAGCCAGCGCTATGTCAAGGAATCGGTAGCAGATTACATAACGCCACCGGAAGCGGCCGGCGACGATGTTATCGCCAGAGTTTATAAAGAATCCATGGAAGCTTCATGGAAGGCTTACGGCGAACTTCTCCAGGCGGGGGTGAAACCGGAGATCGCCCGCTACGTTCTGCCCAATGCCTGTTCGACGGAGATCATCTGCACCTGGAATTTCCGGGAGATCCGGCACATTATCAGGCTGCGCACGGGACCGGCCGCTCTGCCTGAGATGCGGGCGGTGGTCGCCAAAATAAGAGAAATCATGCGTGAGAAAGCCCCGGGAGTCTTCGGAGACATGTAG
- a CDS encoding COG4315 family predicted lipoprotein, whose amino-acid sequence MTTTQPPVTYAFSVNVAVKTSVGNYLVDSRGFALYYTTSDRPNFSNLPDETITAWPVFFVPTLTVGAGLSPADFGIFTRDSGVRQITYKGYPLYLSIYDKASGDTVGNGVGGVWFVVKP is encoded by the coding sequence GTGACCACCACGCAACCCCCGGTCACTTACGCCTTTTCCGTCAATGTCGCGGTCAAGACGAGCGTCGGCAATTACCTTGTCGACAGCCGAGGCTTCGCCCTCTATTACACCACCAGCGACCGGCCGAACTTCAGCAACCTGCCGGATGAAACGATAACCGCCTGGCCGGTGTTTTTTGTGCCGACCCTTACCGTCGGAGCCGGGCTCAGCCCTGCCGATTTTGGCATCTTCACCAGGGATAGCGGCGTAAGGCAGATTACGTACAAAGGATATCCCCTGTATCTGAGCATCTATGACAAAGCATCTGGCGATACGGTGGGCAACGGGGTGGGTGGCGTCTGGTTCGTCGTTAAACCCTAA